The following proteins come from a genomic window of Thermodesulfatator atlanticus DSM 21156:
- a CDS encoding glycine--tRNA ligase subunit alpha — MYFQDVIKTLNKFWAEKGCLILQPYDMEVGAGTFHPATFLRSLGPEPWKAAYVQPSRRPTDGRYGENPNRLQHYYQYQVVIKPSPDNIQELYLQSLEAFGLDLRNHDVRFVEDDWESPTLGAWGLGWEVWLDGMEITQFTYFQQVGGFDCYPVTVEITYGLERLTMYLQGVDNVFELAWNEHVKYGEVHHRGEVEYSIYNFEAADVDMLRNLFDAWEKEGFRILDEGLALPGYDCCIKCSHIFNLLDARKALSVAERTTYIARVRALAKKSAEVWLKNPLKGEQNG, encoded by the coding sequence ATGTATTTTCAGGACGTAATCAAAACCCTTAACAAGTTCTGGGCAGAAAAGGGTTGCCTTATCCTGCAACCTTATGACATGGAAGTAGGCGCGGGGACTTTCCATCCAGCCACTTTTCTGCGTTCTCTGGGGCCTGAGCCCTGGAAGGCAGCCTACGTACAACCCTCCCGCCGCCCTACAGACGGCCGCTATGGAGAAAACCCAAACCGCCTGCAGCACTACTATCAGTATCAGGTGGTCATTAAACCTTCGCCAGACAATATTCAGGAGCTCTACCTTCAAAGCCTTGAGGCCTTTGGCCTTGATCTTCGTAACCACGACGTGCGCTTTGTAGAAGACGACTGGGAGTCCCCTACCCTGGGAGCATGGGGCCTTGGCTGGGAAGTCTGGCTTGATGGCATGGAAATCACCCAGTTCACCTATTTCCAGCAGGTGGGAGGCTTTGACTGCTACCCGGTAACCGTGGAAATAACCTACGGCCTTGAACGGCTAACCATGTATCTCCAGGGCGTTGACAACGTCTTTGAACTTGCCTGGAATGAACATGTTAAATACGGCGAAGTGCATCACCGCGGTGAGGTGGAATATTCCATCTACAATTTCGAAGCCGCAGATGTAGACATGCTGCGTAATCTTTTCGATGCCTGGGAAAAAGAAGGATTTCGCATCCTGGACGAAGGCCTGGCGCTACCTGGCTATGATTGTTGCATAAAATGCTCGCATATTTTCAATCTCCTTGATGCCCGCAAGGCCCTTTCTGTGGCAGAGCGCACCACGTACATCGCAAGAGTGCGGGCCCTTGCCAAAAAATCTGCTGAAGTTTGGCTTAAAAATCCCCTAAAAGGTGAGCAAAATGGCTAA
- the coaBC gene encoding bifunctional phosphopantothenoylcysteine decarboxylase/phosphopantothenate--cysteine ligase CoaBC, whose amino-acid sequence MGVTGGIAAYKAAALLRLLQKVGANVRVILTEGAEAFISPLTFEALSQEKVFTQADFLKPQGGFIPHTELARFAEAVVVAPATASFLASLTSGDAQSILVATIMATKAPVLLCPAMNVNMWEHPAVKENIAKLRSWSYEVLAPCGGELACGDVGPGRLPEPELIADFLARLLAPADYQGKKVLITAGPTREPIDAVRFISNRSSGKMGLALAKAFWLRGAEVMLVHGPLSVKIPSYLSQRPVETAQEMYQVVNELFPGVDILVMAAAVADYTPVKTFSGKLKKKEKELVFTLKKTPDILAEVSAKKRPGQVVVGFAAEEGEKLPEEARRKLKAKHLDLIVANDITRCETGFETETNEVFLFFANGKELKLPLAPKEKIAWQILDALKEQLGEILSAKA is encoded by the coding sequence TTGGGAGTAACTGGAGGGATTGCGGCTTATAAGGCCGCAGCCCTCTTAAGGCTTTTACAAAAAGTAGGCGCCAATGTGCGGGTTATCCTCACAGAAGGCGCAGAGGCTTTTATTTCTCCCCTTACCTTTGAGGCCCTCTCCCAGGAAAAAGTCTTTACTCAGGCCGATTTTTTAAAGCCTCAGGGAGGTTTCATCCCCCATACCGAGTTAGCCCGGTTTGCTGAAGCGGTGGTAGTTGCGCCTGCTACTGCTTCTTTCCTGGCCTCTCTTACTTCTGGTGATGCCCAGAGCATTCTTGTGGCAACCATCATGGCTACCAAAGCCCCGGTGCTGCTTTGCCCTGCTATGAATGTAAACATGTGGGAGCACCCTGCGGTAAAAGAAAATATTGCCAAGCTCCGTTCCTGGAGCTACGAGGTTTTGGCGCCGTGCGGGGGGGAACTTGCCTGTGGTGATGTCGGCCCAGGGCGGCTCCCTGAGCCAGAACTAATCGCCGATTTTTTAGCACGGCTCCTTGCGCCTGCTGATTATCAAGGCAAAAAGGTTTTGATAACTGCAGGTCCTACCCGGGAGCCCATTGATGCGGTGCGTTTTATCTCAAACCGCTCTTCAGGGAAGATGGGGCTTGCCCTTGCCAAGGCGTTTTGGCTACGCGGAGCAGAGGTCATGCTTGTGCACGGGCCGCTTTCGGTAAAAATCCCCTCTTATTTATCCCAAAGGCCTGTTGAAACCGCGCAGGAGATGTATCAGGTGGTAAATGAGCTTTTTCCCGGAGTTGATATCTTAGTTATGGCTGCTGCCGTGGCTGATTACACCCCTGTGAAAACCTTTTCAGGAAAACTCAAAAAGAAGGAAAAAGAACTCGTGTTCACCCTCAAAAAGACCCCTGACATTTTGGCAGAAGTTTCCGCTAAGAAGCGCCCGGGCCAGGTAGTTGTAGGCTTTGCAGCAGAAGAAGGAGAAAAACTGCCTGAAGAAGCCAGGCGTAAGTTAAAGGCCAAACACCTCGATTTAATCGTTGCTAACGACATTACTCGTTGTGAAACCGGTTTTGAAACCGAGACGAACGAAGTTTTTCTCTTTTTTGCCAATGGTAAAGAGCTTAAGCTTCCCCTGGCCCCGAAAGAGAAGATAGCCTGGCAGATACTTGATGCGTTAAAGGAGCAGCTTGGTGAAATTTTATCAGCAAAGGCTTAA
- a CDS encoding excinuclease ABC subunit UvrA has product MMRIKGAKIHNLKNVSLELPERALICVTGVSGSGKSSLAFDTICQEARRRYLSMLKVSEPQAFFGEAPPLDAAEGLPPAVGLPQKVPTPSPRSTVGTLSGILNFLRVLFAELGSFRCESCGQMVASFTLQEMLDDIFSFFPENEKLLVLAPLFNVGKEAVSYLTSQGFFRFYVSGRLIDTTEEGLPQDLRELAVLVDRLVLKEDAKSRLEEALRLGLSLTRGLIWLKAFKGEKELRLTRGELCPFCGARIPEIRPESFSFNHPLGACPHCKGLGEKEGQICPICQGARLKKEAQNVFVNGKNFVELCQRPLAELDSFLSQCSFSGQKARVFEGLFTEIAPRLRALLDLGLEHLELFRPATRLSLGELQRLRVAAFFGERLSGCLYVFDEPGVGLSPFEKERLLFLFRELVAQGNTVILVEHDPFFITAADVVVEMGPGAGKEGGEILFVGPPEELARRAELPTGSFLSGKKRLSRRKIAAKKYLEVCGKKIIQGGLTCLCGPSGAGKTSLLKELARSPLANFITPAEARGRESIVASYIEALRPLRELFAATKEARARGLKPSHFSFFAKEGRCPLCKGQGKYEVKIPYLPSLWAVCEECLGTRFRRDVLEIRYRGLNIHEVLSLTVDEAFSFFARVPSLVERLSLLAEVGLGYLILGQELASLSGGERQRLRLARLLLKREKSKLLLFDVPTVGLHLKDVEKLLILFERLMAEGYSIVVADNHPAFVLLADELWELSEGEVIFSGSPNDWLSRRDHFARYFDKYRSFIES; this is encoded by the coding sequence ATGATGCGCATAAAAGGGGCCAAGATTCACAACTTAAAAAACGTATCCCTTGAGCTACCGGAAAGGGCTCTTATTTGTGTTACCGGGGTTTCTGGTTCTGGCAAGTCAAGTCTGGCCTTTGATACCATCTGCCAGGAAGCGCGCAGGCGCTATCTTTCCATGCTCAAGGTCTCTGAACCCCAGGCCTTTTTTGGGGAAGCTCCGCCCCTTGACGCGGCAGAGGGTCTTCCCCCTGCAGTGGGACTTCCTCAAAAGGTTCCTACGCCTTCGCCGCGCTCCACCGTGGGCACCCTTAGCGGGATTTTGAATTTTTTGCGGGTGCTTTTTGCGGAGCTAGGAAGCTTTCGCTGTGAATCCTGTGGCCAAATGGTGGCGAGCTTTACGCTACAGGAAATGCTTGATGACATTTTTTCTTTTTTCCCAGAGAATGAAAAGCTTCTTGTGCTTGCGCCGCTTTTCAATGTTGGCAAAGAAGCTGTTTCTTATCTTACCTCTCAGGGTTTTTTTCGGTTTTATGTTTCCGGCCGTTTGATAGACACTACAGAAGAAGGACTTCCTCAGGATCTGAGGGAGCTTGCGGTGCTGGTGGATCGCCTGGTGCTTAAAGAAGACGCTAAAAGTCGCCTTGAAGAGGCTTTACGTCTTGGGCTTTCCCTGACACGTGGGCTTATCTGGTTAAAGGCCTTTAAAGGGGAAAAAGAACTTAGGCTAACTCGGGGGGAACTTTGTCCGTTTTGTGGGGCACGTATTCCGGAAATTCGGCCTGAGTCTTTTTCTTTTAATCATCCGCTTGGTGCCTGTCCCCATTGCAAAGGTTTGGGAGAAAAAGAAGGTCAAATTTGTCCGATTTGCCAGGGCGCTCGCCTCAAAAAAGAAGCGCAAAATGTTTTTGTTAATGGAAAAAACTTCGTTGAGCTTTGCCAAAGGCCTCTTGCAGAACTGGATAGCTTTTTGTCCCAGTGTTCGTTTTCAGGGCAAAAGGCCCGGGTTTTTGAAGGGCTTTTTACCGAAATTGCCCCGCGGCTGCGTGCACTTCTTGATTTAGGCCTGGAGCATCTTGAACTTTTCCGTCCTGCTACCAGGCTTTCTTTGGGCGAGCTTCAGCGCCTAAGGGTCGCTGCGTTTTTTGGAGAAAGGCTCTCTGGTTGCCTTTATGTATTTGACGAGCCTGGGGTGGGTCTTTCGCCTTTTGAAAAAGAAAGGCTTCTTTTTCTTTTCCGGGAGCTTGTCGCTCAGGGCAATACCGTGATTTTAGTGGAACATGATCCCTTTTTTATAACCGCGGCGGATGTGGTGGTGGAGATGGGGCCAGGGGCTGGTAAAGAAGGCGGAGAAATTCTTTTTGTCGGCCCTCCTGAAGAACTCGCAAGGCGAGCAGAGCTTCCCACCGGGAGTTTTCTTTCTGGCAAGAAAAGACTTTCGCGCAGAAAAATAGCGGCCAAGAAATACCTGGAGGTTTGTGGAAAAAAAATTATACAAGGCGGGCTTACCTGCCTTTGTGGACCTTCAGGGGCAGGGAAAACATCTCTTCTTAAGGAACTTGCCAGGAGCCCTTTAGCAAATTTTATTACGCCTGCAGAGGCCCGGGGAAGAGAAAGCATTGTAGCAAGCTATATCGAGGCTTTGCGCCCGTTAAGAGAGCTTTTCGCAGCCACCAAAGAAGCCCGCGCCAGAGGGCTTAAGCCCTCGCATTTTAGTTTTTTTGCCAAAGAGGGGCGCTGCCCTTTGTGCAAAGGGCAGGGAAAATATGAAGTAAAAATTCCTTACCTTCCTTCCCTGTGGGCTGTTTGTGAAGAATGCCTGGGAACCAGATTCAGACGCGATGTGCTTGAAATAAGGTACCGTGGGTTAAACATCCACGAAGTTTTGTCGCTCACTGTTGACGAAGCATTTTCTTTTTTTGCCAGAGTGCCATCCTTGGTAGAAAGGCTTTCTTTACTTGCTGAAGTTGGGCTTGGCTACTTGATTCTTGGCCAAGAGCTTGCAAGTCTTTCTGGGGGTGAGCGTCAGCGCTTAAGACTTGCCAGGCTCCTTCTTAAGCGCGAAAAAAGCAAGCTTCTTCTTTTTGATGTGCCTACCGTTGGGCTTCATTTAAAAGACGTGGAAAAGCTTCTCATTCTATTTGAACGTTTAATGGCAGAGGGCTATTCCATCGTGGTGGCTGATAATCATCCCGCTTTTGTGCTCCTTGCAGACGAGTTATGGGAACTTTCAGAAGGGGAAGTCATCTTTTCCGGCAGTCCTAACGATTGGCTTTCCAGGAGAGATCATTTTGCCAGGTATTTTGACAAATATCGGTCGTTTATAGAAAGCTGA